The Niallia alba genome includes a window with the following:
- a CDS encoding tRNA threonylcarbamoyladenosine dehydratase gives MLHQFSRNELAIGKEGLDTMKNSTVAVLGIGGVGSFSAEALARSGIGRLILIDKDDVDITNVNRQVIALLSTVGRPKVDIMKERIADINPECEVIALKMFYTEETYEEIFDYGLDFVIDASDTIAYKIHLMKECLKRNIPIISSMGAANKMDPTRFQIADISKTHTDPIAKVIRTRLRKEGIRKGINVVFSDESPIIIREDVRKVVGKDNAPIRKAKMPPSSNAFVPSVAGLIMASHVVKELLKEIKITRVKDEK, from the coding sequence ATGTTACACCAATTTTCGAGAAATGAGTTAGCCATTGGTAAAGAAGGATTAGACACGATGAAAAACAGCACTGTAGCTGTTTTAGGTATTGGGGGCGTTGGTTCTTTTTCAGCAGAAGCCTTGGCCCGCTCTGGCATAGGAAGATTAATTTTAATTGATAAAGACGATGTGGATATTACAAATGTGAACAGGCAGGTCATTGCATTGTTATCCACTGTTGGCCGTCCTAAAGTAGACATAATGAAAGAGCGTATTGCAGACATTAATCCTGAGTGTGAAGTAATTGCCTTGAAAATGTTCTATACAGAAGAAACATATGAAGAAATTTTTGACTATGGCTTAGATTTTGTGATAGATGCTTCTGATACAATTGCGTATAAAATACATTTAATGAAAGAGTGCCTAAAAAGGAATATACCGATTATTTCAAGCATGGGTGCTGCAAATAAAATGGATCCAACCCGTTTCCAAATTGCAGATATCAGTAAAACACACACAGATCCGATTGCGAAAGTTATTCGTACAAGACTACGTAAAGAAGGGATTAGAAAAGGAATTAATGTCGTATTCTCTGATGAAAGTCCCATTATCATTCGTGAGGATGTTCGTAAAGTAGTAGGAAAAGATAATGCACCAATCCGTAAAGCAAAAATGCCGCCCTCTTCTAATGCATTTGTACCTTCTGTAGCTGGATTAATTATGGCTAGTCATGTTGTAAAAGAGTTATTAAAAGAGATAAAAATAACACGTGTAAAAGATGAAAAATAA